Proteins encoded by one window of Paroedura picta isolate Pp20150507F chromosome 11, Ppicta_v3.0, whole genome shotgun sequence:
- the LOC143820742 gene encoding uncharacterized protein LOC143820742, producing the protein MFHTCIKRDGVSSKWMPFLKMQSTTEASPSDGLLSGLLSRQPALLPLKKHMTIPERTSAVLRSGVYDSCTSRLEPPNKLKRHTSSVKHMPIVKLIGGITPEKILNECHAFLTDHFSTRKSRTEICYQNGTAPSSP; encoded by the exons ATGTTTCATACTTGTATTAAGAGAGATGGGGTCAGCAGTAAATG GATGCCCTTTCTGAAGATGCAAAGCACTACTGAGGCTTCCCCAAGTGATGGTCTTTTAAGTG GTTTGCTGTCCAGACAACCTGCACTGCTGCCTCTCAAGAAGCATATGACCATCCCAGAGAGAACTAGTGCTGTACTTCGGTCAGGGGTATACGATAGCTGCACTTCTCggctagaacctccaaacaagctcaagAGGCATACGTCAAGCGTCAAGCACATGCCAATTGTCAAACTAATTGGAGGGATCACACCTGAAAAAATACTAAATGAATGTCATGCCTTTTTGACTGACCATTTTTCTACTCGCAAGAGCAGGACAGAGATATGCTACCAAAATGGTACTGCTCCGTCTTCCCCTTAA